From a region of the Nothobranchius furzeri strain GRZ-AD chromosome 12, NfurGRZ-RIMD1, whole genome shotgun sequence genome:
- the LOC107376591 gene encoding uncharacterized protein has product MKLSGATSPCVVLVLIFTSTSAIQKLRNINDLKALKFDQNVPSHSLLLLYWFANTIDIDNNNVIRLTFDPNQGDYGSHHYGNYERLLEPLPLGNIRYRYYTVGNLNQESSSELPSYVIHPRFGYEGRNRDRIIFRVREQDVGRQTGQIVDRVYMTQHFQTSDNQGTRYDPVNTYQVTTRLLGQIREFSVQENDLIFLMNVRDRFGSNADSTQLRYIKTYWGELACLGLLLFMVIQEKPSTNQQPSQEKPPTIRNNRQPSSTQKPPSIPNNRQQSSTRRSTHSDCVVNIPDSRHSAFTGMVASHRLNQRENVSLQITTGPGGKASIHWSIIGNLTDQSMMIALYKHNMDVNALTYKSIGNRKSGRYDTSVPLNEGLQARLHIGETLCCFWRRIGEEIHRGEEFENPALVNIRGYNAHLQLFAKNGKACARLYVKKSFTEWKSIFRNSWVGFYSSQYKDTKSYEWWQWQWATEFKPNFFFDIFSEYDVYEYHSGMTIAPGVQARFILQENVEKARTQSWNK; this is encoded by the coding sequence ATGAAGTTGTCTGGAGCAACGAGTCCCTGCGTGGTTCTGGTCCTCATCTTCACCTCAACATCAGCGATTCAAAAGCTCAGAAATATTAATGACCTAAAGGCACTCAAATTTGACCAAAATGTGCCCTCACACAGTCTGCTGCTGCTCTATTGGTTTGCCAACACCATTGACATTGACAATAACAACGTCATAAGGCTAACCTTTGACCCCAACCAAGGCGATTATGGCTCGCATCACTATGGGAACTACGAACGGCTGCTGGAACCCCTCCCTCTGGGAAACATCAGATACAGATACTACACGGTTGGTAATCTTAACCAAGAGTCATCATCTGAACTTCCATCCTATGTCATCCATCCGCGGTTTGGGTATGAAGGGAGGAACCGAGACCGGATCATTTTTAGAGtcagagagcaggatgtgggaagGCAAACCGGGCAGATCGTAGACAGAGTCTACATGACGCAGCACTTTCAGACCTCTGATAATCAGGGCACAAGATACGATCCAGTAAATACATACCAGGTCACGACCAGGCTTTTGGGGCAGATCAGAGAATTTTCAGTGCAGGAAAATGACTTGATCTTTCTGATGAATGTCAGAGATCGCTTTGGGAGTAATGCTGATAGCACCCAGCTAAGGTACATTAAGACTTATTGGGGGGAGCTTGCTTGTCTTGGGCTATTATTGTTTATGGTGATCCAAGAAAAGCCCTCCACCAACCAGCAACCTTCACAGGAAAAGCCCCCCACCATCCGAAACAACAGGCAACCATCTTCGACGCAAAAGCCCCCCTCCATTCCAAACAACAGGCAGCAGTCTTCAACAAGAAGGAGCACACATTCTGACTGTGTTGTCAACATCCCAGACAGCAGACACAGTGCTTTTACTGGGATGGTTGCCAGTCACCGACTGAATCAGAGAGAAAATGTATCACTTCAGATTACAACAGGCCCAGGGGGGAAAGCCAGCATCCACTGGAGCATCATTGGAAATCTTACTGATCAAAGCATGATGATCGCCCTTTATAAGCATAACATGGATGTTAATGCACTAACTTATAAGTCAATTGGAAACAGAAAATCGGGGCGTTACGACACATCAGTACCGCTAAACGAAGGACTTCAGGCTCGGCTGCACATAGGCGAGACACTTTGCTGCTTCTGGAGAAGAATTGGAGAGGAGATCCACAGAGGGGAAGAGTTTGAGAACCCTGCATTAGTCAATATTAGAGGCTACAATGCACACCTACAACTTTTTGCAAAGAATGGTAAGGCGTGTGCTCGATTATACGTGAAGAAGTCTTTCACTGAGTGGAAGTCCATATTCAGAAACTCATGGGTCGGCTTCTACAGCTCTCAGTATAAAGACACAAAGAGCTATGAATGGTGGCAATGGCAATGGGCAACCGAGTTCAAACCCAACTTTTTCTTCGACATATTTTCTGAATACGACGTCTATGAATACCACTCAGGTATGACGATAGCTCCAGGAGTCCAAGCAAGATTCATACTGCAGGAAAATGTGGAGAAAGCACGCACCCAAAGCTGGAACAAATAA